In one window of Tachypleus tridentatus isolate NWPU-2018 chromosome 2, ASM421037v1, whole genome shotgun sequence DNA:
- the LOC143238308 gene encoding tropomyosin has translation MEAIKKKMQAMKLDKENACDRADIAEQQCRDANARADKAEEEVRTLQKKIQQIENELDQVQEQLVTANAKLEEKDKALQNAEGEVAALNRRVQLLEEDLERSEERLKIATQKLEEATQLADESERMRKMLEHRSITDEERMDSLDAQLKEARMMAEDSDRKYDEVARKLAMVEADLERAEERAETGESKIVELEEELRVVGNNLKSLEVSEEKAQQREEAYETQIRSMTSRLKEAEARAEFAERSVQKLQKEVDRLEDDLVNEKDKYKAISDELDQTFAELTGY, from the exons ATGGAGGCCATCAAGAAGAAGATGCAGGCCATGAAGCTGGACAAAGAGAACGCATGTGACCGGGCCGATATCGCCGAACAACAGTGTCGTGATGCTAATGCTCGTGCAGATAAG GCAGAAGAAGAAGTGAGAACCCTTCAAAAGAAGATTCAACAGATTGAAAACGAATTAGATCAAGTCCAAGAACAACTTGTTACCGCGAACGCCAAATTAGAAGAAAAAGACAAAGCACTTCAAAAT GCTGAAGGAGAGGTCGCTGCTCTCAACAGAAGGGTTCAACTGTTGGAGGAAGACCTGGAGAGGTCAGAAGAACGGCTAAAAATCGCCACTCAAAAGCTTGAAGAGGCCACCCAACTGGCTGATGAAAGTGAACG TATGCGCAAGATGCTGGAGCACAGAAGTATCACAGACGAGGAACGCATGGACTCGCTGGATGCTCAATTGAAAGAAGCACGTATGATGGCAGAAGACTCTGACAGAAAATATGATGAG GTTGCTCGTAAACTGGCCATGGTTGAGGCTGATTTAGAAAGAGCAGAAGAAAGAGCGGAAACGGGTGAATC GAAAATTGTAGAACTTGAAGAAGAGTTACGTGTTGTCGGTAACAACTTAAAATCGTTGGAAGTTAGTGAGGAAAAG gctCAACAGAGAGAAGAAGCATATGAAACTCAAATTCGTAGCATGACTTCCAGGTTAAAGGAG GCTGAAGCTCGAGCAGAATTCGCCGAAAGATCTGTTCAGAAACTTCAGAAAGAAGTTGACAGGCttgaag ATGACTTGGTCAACGAGAAGGACAAATACAAGGCCATCTCAGACGAGTTGGACCAAACCTTTGCAGAGCTTACTGGTTATTAA